A stretch of the Enterobacter mori genome encodes the following:
- the yejF gene encoding microcin C ABC transporter ATP-binding protein YejF has translation MTQPLLSIENLSIAFSKQGETRTVVNDLSLQIQRGETLALVGESGSGKSVSALSILRLLPSPPVSYPQGDILFHGSSLLHTDEQTLRGIRGNKIAMIFQEPMVSLNPLHTLEKQLYEVLSLHRGMRKEAARGEILDCLERTGIRNAAKRLTDFPHQLSGGERQRVMIAMALLTRPELLIADEPTTALDVTVQAQILTLLRELRDELNMSLLFITHNLSIVRKLADSVAVMQNGRCVEQNTAASLLTAPQHPYTRRLLNSEPSGDPVPLDADSEPLLRVEGLGVSFPVRKGILRRVVDQNPVLKDIRFSLRPGESLGLVGESGSGKSTTGLALLRLIASQGEILFDGMPLHTRNRRQMLPVRPRMQVVFQDPNSSLNPRLSILQIVEEGLRVHRPTLNAEQREKEVMLVMAEVGLDPATRHRYPAEFSGGQRQRIAIARALILKPELIILDEPTSSLDRTVQAQILTLLKGLQEKHRLAYIFISHDLQVVRALCHQVIVLRQGEVVEQGECQRVFTAPTQSYTRQLLSAD, from the coding sequence ATGACGCAACCTCTTCTGAGCATTGAAAACCTGTCTATTGCCTTTTCGAAACAGGGCGAGACCCGCACGGTGGTGAATGACCTGTCACTGCAGATCCAGCGCGGCGAAACGCTGGCGCTGGTAGGGGAATCGGGTTCCGGTAAGAGCGTTTCGGCCCTCTCCATCCTGCGTCTGCTCCCTTCCCCGCCGGTCAGCTATCCGCAGGGTGACATTCTGTTCCACGGCAGTTCGCTGCTACATACGGATGAGCAAACCCTGCGCGGGATCCGCGGCAATAAGATTGCCATGATATTTCAGGAGCCGATGGTCTCGCTCAACCCGCTGCATACGCTGGAAAAACAGCTCTACGAAGTGCTGTCACTCCACCGGGGCATGCGCAAAGAGGCGGCGCGGGGTGAAATTCTCGATTGCCTTGAACGCACGGGCATTCGCAATGCCGCCAAACGGCTGACCGACTTTCCGCACCAGCTCTCCGGTGGGGAACGTCAGCGCGTGATGATCGCCATGGCGCTGCTGACGCGCCCTGAGCTGTTGATCGCCGATGAACCGACAACGGCACTGGACGTGACGGTTCAGGCGCAGATATTGACGCTGCTGCGGGAACTGCGTGACGAGCTGAACATGAGCCTGCTGTTTATTACGCACAATCTGAGCATCGTGAGAAAGCTGGCTGACAGCGTGGCGGTGATGCAAAACGGACGATGTGTGGAGCAAAATACGGCGGCCTCGCTGCTGACGGCACCTCAACACCCCTATACGCGACGCCTGCTCAACAGCGAACCCTCCGGCGATCCCGTTCCCCTGGATGCCGACAGCGAGCCGCTGCTGCGCGTTGAGGGGCTGGGCGTTTCTTTTCCCGTTCGTAAAGGCATTTTACGGCGCGTTGTCGATCAGAACCCGGTTCTGAAAGATATCCGCTTCTCTCTGCGTCCGGGTGAATCGCTGGGGCTGGTTGGTGAGTCGGGTTCTGGCAAAAGCACCACCGGTCTTGCGCTGCTGCGCTTAATCGCCTCGCAGGGTGAGATCCTCTTTGACGGCATGCCGCTGCACACCCGGAACCGTCGCCAGATGTTGCCCGTGCGTCCACGCATGCAGGTTGTTTTTCAGGATCCTAACTCCTCGCTTAACCCAAGACTGAGTATTTTGCAGATTGTCGAAGAGGGTTTACGCGTTCATCGTCCCACGCTGAACGCTGAGCAACGCGAAAAAGAGGTCATGCTCGTCATGGCTGAAGTGGGATTAGATCCCGCCACGCGCCACCGCTATCCTGCAGAATTTTCCGGCGGTCAGCGCCAGCGCATCGCGATTGCCCGCGCGCTGATCCTGAAACCTGAGTTGATCATTCTTGATGAACCCACCTCTTCGCTGGACAGAACCGTACAGGCGCAGATCCTGACGCTGTTAAAAGGGTTACAGGAAAAGCATCGGCTGGCCTATATCTTCATCAGCCACGATTTACAGGTGGTACGGGCGTTGTGCCATCAGGTGATTGTGTTGCGGCAGGGAGAAGTCGTCGAGCAGGGAGAGTGCCAGCGCGTATTCACTGCGCCGACGCAGAGCTACACGCGCCAGCTACTGTCAGCAGACTAG
- a CDS encoding microcin C ABC transporter permease YejB, with protein MGAYLIRRLLLVIPTLWAIITINFFIVQIAPGGPVDQAIAAVEFGHSGGMPGGGGEGMGASHARTGVGNISESHYRGGRGLDPEVIAEITHRYGFDKPLHERYFKMLWDYVRFDFGDSLFRSASVLTLIKQSLPVSVTLGLWGTLIIYLVSIPLGIRKAVYNGSRFDIWSSTFIIIGYAIPAFLFAVLLIVFFAGGSYFDIFPLRGLVSADFSTLPWYQKITDYFWHITLPVLATVIGGFAALTMLTKNAFLDEIRKQYVVTARAKGVGEKQIMWKHVFRNAMLLVIAGFPATFISMFFTGSLLIEVMFSLNGLGLLGYEATVSRDYPVMFGTLYIFTLIGLLLNIISDISYTLVDPRIDFEGR; from the coding sequence ATGGGTGCTTATCTGATCCGCCGCTTGCTGCTGGTTATCCCGACGCTGTGGGCCATCATCACGATTAACTTTTTCATCGTCCAGATTGCCCCTGGCGGGCCGGTGGATCAGGCTATCGCCGCCGTGGAATTTGGCCACAGCGGGGGAATGCCCGGTGGCGGCGGTGAAGGGATGGGCGCGAGTCACGCAAGGACCGGCGTGGGCAATATCAGCGAAAGCCACTACCGCGGCGGGCGCGGGTTAGATCCAGAGGTGATCGCCGAGATCACCCATCGCTACGGCTTTGATAAACCGCTGCATGAGCGTTATTTCAAGATGCTCTGGGATTACGTGCGCTTTGATTTTGGCGATAGCCTGTTTCGCAGCGCATCCGTGCTGACGTTAATTAAGCAAAGTCTGCCGGTTTCCGTCACCCTTGGTCTGTGGGGGACGTTGATTATCTATCTGGTCTCCATTCCGTTGGGCATTCGAAAAGCGGTCTATAACGGCAGCCGCTTTGATATCTGGAGCAGCACGTTCATCATCATCGGCTATGCGATTCCAGCATTTCTGTTTGCGGTTCTGCTTATCGTCTTTTTCGCCGGGGGGAGTTATTTCGATATTTTCCCGCTCCGGGGATTGGTGTCAGCTGATTTCAGCACCCTGCCGTGGTATCAAAAAATCACCGATTATTTCTGGCACATCACGCTGCCGGTGCTCGCGACGGTTATTGGCGGTTTTGCAGCGCTGACGATGCTGACCAAAAATGCCTTCCTTGATGAAATCCGCAAACAGTATGTTGTCACCGCGCGTGCAAAGGGCGTGGGTGAAAAACAGATCATGTGGAAGCACGTTTTCCGCAACGCGATGCTGCTGGTGATTGCCGGATTCCCGGCCACCTTCATCAGTATGTTTTTTACCGGCTCGCTGCTGATAGAGGTGATGTTCTCCCTGAACGGTCTGGGACTGCTGGGCTATGAGGCCACCGTCTCGCGCGATTACCCGGTCATGTTTGGCACACTCTATATTTTCACCCTGATTGGCCTGCTGCTGAATATCATCAGTGATATCAGCTATACGCTGGTCGATCCCCGAATCGATTTTGAGGGCCGCTGA
- a CDS encoding YejG family protein yields the protein MNTLQLSIVHRLPQSYRWSAGFAGSKVEPIPQSGAGCENCLVALKLLSPSDENAWPVMERLSQALTDIEVDSSVLECEGEPCLFVNSQDEFAATCRLKNFGVAIAEPFSGQYPF from the coding sequence GTGAATACATTACAACTCTCCATTGTCCATCGCTTGCCCCAGAGCTATCGCTGGTCGGCGGGTTTTGCAGGTTCGAAAGTTGAACCGATTCCGCAAAGCGGCGCAGGGTGCGAGAATTGTCTGGTTGCGCTCAAACTGCTGAGTCCGAGCGACGAAAATGCCTGGCCGGTCATGGAGCGCCTCAGTCAGGCGCTGACGGATATCGAAGTGGATAGCTCCGTGCTGGAATGCGAAGGCGAGCCTTGCCTGTTTGTGAACAGCCAGGATGAATTTGCTGCCACCTGCCGTCTGAAAAACTTCGGCGTGGCGATTGCCGAGCCTTTCTCTGGTCAATATCCTTTCTGA
- a CDS encoding ABC transporter permease, with product MPRLSPVNQARWARFRHNRRGYWSLWIFAVLFILSMCAELIANDKPLLVHFNDRWYVPVLNNYSESDFGGPFATPAEYQDPWLRDQIDTHGWALWAPIRFGANSINFATSTPFPSPPSAQNWLGTDANGGDVLARILYGTRISLLFGLMLTLFSSVMGVVAGAVQGYYGGKLDLWGQRIIEVWSGMPTLFLIILLSSVVQPGFWWLLGITVLFGWMALVGVVRAEFLRTRNFDYIRAAQALGVSDRAIIIRHMLPNAVVATLTFLPFILCSSITTLTSLDFLGFGLPLGSPSLGELLLQGKNNLQAPWLGITAFLSVAVLLSLLIFIGEAVRDAFDPDKAV from the coding sequence ATGCCGCGTTTAAGCCCCGTCAACCAGGCCCGCTGGGCACGCTTTCGCCACAACCGACGCGGCTACTGGTCGCTGTGGATCTTCGCCGTGCTGTTTATCTTAAGCATGTGCGCCGAGCTGATTGCAAACGATAAGCCGCTGCTAGTGCATTTTAACGACCGCTGGTATGTGCCTGTGTTGAACAACTACAGCGAGAGTGATTTTGGCGGCCCGTTTGCGACCCCGGCTGAATATCAGGATCCGTGGCTTCGCGATCAAATCGACACGCACGGTTGGGCGCTCTGGGCACCCATTCGCTTTGGCGCAAACAGCATAAACTTTGCCACCTCAACCCCCTTCCCTTCACCTCCCTCCGCGCAGAACTGGCTGGGAACCGACGCGAACGGCGGTGACGTGCTGGCACGCATTCTCTACGGCACGCGGATCTCCCTGCTCTTCGGGCTGATGCTGACGCTCTTTTCCAGCGTGATGGGCGTCGTCGCGGGTGCCGTTCAGGGCTATTACGGCGGGAAGCTCGATCTCTGGGGGCAACGCATCATTGAAGTCTGGTCGGGTATGCCAACGCTGTTTCTGATCATCCTGCTTTCCAGCGTAGTGCAGCCTGGCTTCTGGTGGCTGCTGGGGATCACCGTCCTGTTTGGCTGGATGGCGCTGGTGGGCGTGGTGCGTGCGGAATTTCTGCGCACGCGGAACTTTGACTATATCCGCGCCGCACAGGCGCTGGGGGTCAGCGATCGGGCGATTATTATCCGCCATATGCTCCCCAACGCCGTGGTCGCAACCCTGACCTTTCTGCCCTTTATTTTGTGCAGCTCCATCACCACCCTCACCTCGCTTGATTTCCTTGGTTTTGGGCTGCCGCTCGGCTCGCCATCGCTCGGCGAACTGTTGCTGCAAGGCAAGAACAATCTTCAGGCGCCGTGGCTTGGCATCACTGCGTTTCTCTCAGTGGCCGTGCTGCTTTCGCTGCTGATCTTTATTGGCGAAGCCGTGCGCGATGCCTTTGATCCCGACAAGGCGGTATAG